In the Moraxella osloensis genome, one interval contains:
- a CDS encoding NAD-dependent succinate-semialdehyde dehydrogenase translates to MLPLKDPSLLQTQSLIDNQWTDATTGDTIDVTNPFDNQVIATIPSLEKSQVIDAVAIAHKAQIDWAQKTANERAAILNNWADLIDQNKEDLATIMTAEQGKPITESRGEIGYANSFIRWFAEEGKRIYGDIIPSTNKDLRYVVLKQPIGVCAAITPWNFPAAMITRKVAPALAAGCSIIVKPATETPLTALALGELAIRAGLPAGLLQIVTGKSSVIGEVLTQDERIHKLSFTGSTEVGRTLMAQCASTVKKLSMELGGNAPFIVFDDADLEKAATGLIASKYRNAGQTCVCANRVYVQASIKDKFLALFKQKVEALKVGNGMTEGTNIGPLINQGALDKVEQLLEDAVNKGATILTGGKKHAASALSFEPTVITGITDDMDIATQEIFGPIAPVFVFDSDEEVIAHANNTIYGLAAYFYTQSVARSWKVCEGLEYGMVAQNTGLLSTEVAPFGGVKQSGFGREGSKYGIDEYVTTKYWCIDVQ, encoded by the coding sequence ATGCTACCACTCAAAGACCCCTCATTACTGCAAACCCAGTCACTCATTGACAACCAATGGACGGACGCCACGACAGGCGACACCATTGATGTCACCAACCCATTTGACAACCAAGTGATTGCCACCATACCCAGCCTAGAAAAATCCCAAGTCATCGACGCCGTCGCCATCGCCCACAAAGCGCAAATAGACTGGGCACAAAAAACCGCCAACGAGCGCGCAGCTATTTTAAACAACTGGGCGGATTTAATCGACCAAAATAAAGAAGATTTGGCGACCATCATGACAGCCGAGCAAGGCAAGCCAATCACCGAATCGCGCGGTGAAATCGGCTATGCCAATAGCTTTATTCGCTGGTTTGCTGAAGAAGGCAAACGCATCTATGGTGACATCATCCCTAGCACCAACAAAGACCTACGCTACGTGGTGTTAAAACAACCGATTGGCGTATGCGCGGCGATTACCCCTTGGAATTTCCCCGCCGCCATGATTACCCGCAAAGTTGCCCCTGCCTTAGCCGCTGGCTGCAGCATAATTGTCAAACCTGCTACTGAAACACCCTTGACCGCATTAGCACTGGGCGAACTTGCCATACGTGCAGGCTTACCTGCAGGCTTGCTACAAATCGTCACCGGTAAATCCTCAGTGATTGGCGAAGTGCTCACCCAAGATGAACGTATCCACAAATTGTCATTCACCGGCTCTACCGAAGTTGGTCGCACTTTGATGGCGCAGTGTGCCTCCACGGTCAAAAAACTCTCAATGGAACTAGGGGGTAATGCCCCATTTATCGTCTTTGATGATGCCGACTTAGAGAAAGCAGCAACCGGTCTTATCGCTTCCAAATACCGTAACGCGGGGCAAACCTGCGTCTGTGCAAACCGCGTGTATGTGCAAGCAAGCATCAAGGATAAATTTTTAGCCCTCTTCAAACAAAAAGTAGAAGCCTTAAAAGTCGGTAACGGTATGACAGAGGGCACAAATATCGGTCCGCTCATCAACCAAGGTGCACTGGACAAAGTCGAGCAGTTACTTGAAGATGCAGTCAACAAAGGCGCGACAATTTTAACTGGGGGTAAAAAACATGCAGCATCGGCGTTAAGTTTTGAGCCAACCGTTATCACCGGGATTACCGATGACATGGACATTGCTACTCAAGAGATTTTTGGTCCGATTGCGCCCGTGTTTGTGTTTGATAGCGATGAGGAAGTGATTGCCCATGCCAATAATACGATTTATGGACTAGCGGCATATTTTTATACCCAAAGCGTTGCGCGCTCGTGGAAAGTGTGTGAAGGACTCGAATACGGTATGGTCGCCCAAAACACAGGGCTGTTATCAACTGAAGTTGCACCGTTTGGGGGTGTCAAGCAATCAGGCTTTGGGCGTGAAGGCTCAAAATATGGGATTGACGAGTATGTGACTACCAAATATTGGTGTATTGATGTGCAATAA
- a CDS encoding flavin reductase: MVDVTDFKNAMSMLSAAVNVVTTDGPAGRHGFTASAVCSVTDNPPTLLVCMNTASRSYENFVQNKVLAVNVLADHHAELSEVFASKLEAQARFEHGTWHTLMTQSPILDNALVSFDCQIEQIQEVGTHGIFICRIEAIQQGKDQTGLVYFNREYHAVNTIKVDTPSQP, encoded by the coding sequence ATGGTTGACGTTACTGATTTTAAAAATGCCATGTCGATGTTATCGGCTGCGGTCAATGTGGTCACTACCGATGGCCCTGCGGGTCGTCATGGCTTTACTGCATCGGCGGTGTGCAGTGTAACCGATAACCCACCGACCTTGCTTGTATGTATGAATACCGCCTCACGCTCGTATGAAAATTTTGTGCAAAACAAGGTATTGGCGGTGAATGTGCTGGCTGACCATCATGCAGAATTATCCGAGGTTTTTGCCTCCAAACTTGAAGCGCAAGCGCGCTTTGAGCATGGCACATGGCATACCTTGATGACCCAATCACCGATTTTGGACAATGCCTTGGTGAGCTTTGATTGCCAAATCGAGCAAATCCAAGAAGTCGGCACACACGGGATTTTTATTTGTCGTATCGAAGCCATACAACAAGGCAAAGACCAGACAGGCTTGGTGTATTTTAACCGTGAATACCATGCCGTCAATACAATTAAAGTCGATACGCCCAGCCAACCATAA
- a CDS encoding methionine synthase — MTTLFPTSTAGSLPKPSWLAEPEQLWSPWKLTDSTLVQGKQDALLVSLQQQLAAGIDIVSDGEQTRQHFVTTFIEHLEGVDFANRATVKIRNRYEASVPTVVGAVSRPQSVFAEDAKFLRQHTDKPIKWALPGPMTMIDTLSDQYYGSREKLAWEFAKLLNQEAKELAAAGVDIIQFDEPAFNVFFDEVNDWGIAALERAIEGLKCDTAVHICYGYGIKANTDWKQTLGSEWRQYEAIFPKLQQSAIDMVSLECHNSRVPMELIELIRGKKVMVGAIDVATHQIETPEQVAETLHKALQFVDAENLYPCTNCGMAPLPRHVAQGKLSALAQGAKLVRNDYLATHQLDDLII; from the coding sequence ATGACGACACTTTTTCCAACATCAACGGCAGGTAGCCTGCCTAAACCAAGCTGGCTTGCCGAACCTGAACAACTTTGGTCACCTTGGAAGCTAACAGACAGCACGCTTGTCCAAGGCAAACAAGACGCGTTATTGGTATCATTGCAGCAGCAACTAGCGGCAGGCATTGATATTGTCAGTGATGGCGAGCAAACCCGCCAACATTTTGTCACCACCTTTATTGAGCATCTAGAGGGGGTTGATTTTGCCAATCGCGCTACGGTAAAAATTCGCAATCGCTATGAAGCCAGTGTGCCGACTGTGGTGGGTGCGGTGTCGCGCCCGCAATCGGTATTTGCTGAGGACGCCAAGTTTTTGCGTCAGCACACAGACAAACCTATCAAATGGGCGCTACCTGGACCCATGACCATGATTGATACCCTCAGTGACCAATACTACGGCAGCCGAGAAAAGCTGGCTTGGGAATTTGCCAAACTACTGAACCAAGAAGCCAAAGAACTGGCGGCGGCAGGGGTTGATATTATTCAATTTGATGAGCCTGCCTTTAATGTATTTTTTGATGAAGTTAATGATTGGGGCATTGCGGCACTCGAACGTGCTATCGAAGGGTTGAAATGTGACACCGCCGTCCATATCTGTTATGGTTATGGCATCAAAGCCAATACCGATTGGAAACAAACCTTGGGCAGTGAATGGCGACAGTATGAAGCCATCTTCCCCAAACTACAACAATCGGCGATTGATATGGTGTCGCTAGAATGTCACAATTCGCGCGTACCGATGGAACTTATCGAATTGATTCGTGGCAAAAAAGTGATGGTGGGCGCGATTGATGTGGCGACGCATCAAATAGAAACGCCTGAGCAAGTGGCAGAAACGCTGCATAAAGCCTTGCAGTTTGTGGATGCTGAAAATTTGTACCCTTGTACCAATTGCGGGATGGCGCCGCTCCCCCGCCATGTGGCACAAGGCAAGCTGTCTGCCTTAGCACAAGGCGCCAAGCTCGTCCGAAATGACTATTTAGCCACGCATCAATTGGACGACCTAATAATTTAA
- a CDS encoding DUF1852 domain-containing protein, whose product MTLPIDCHIKTIAFDENYQPAKDTRLTTNFANLARGEHREQNLRNTLQMINHRFNDLAHWDNVTGDRYQVELEIVSANLEIAGTGDSFPAIEILKTVIFDTQTQQRIDGIVGNSFSSYVRDYDFSVWLLAHNKNQPSFSVPERFGDLHGKLFDYVLNSPAYREQFNKPPVICLSVSTTKTYTQTANCHPILGTEYVQDAYSLTDEYFSKMGLSVRYFMPPKSVAPFAFYFKGDLLNDYTNLELISTISTMETFQKIYRPEIYNANSVAGQSYRPSLNHEDYSLTKIEYDREERSQLAIQQGQYTETHFIKPYQTLLQNWLNSQVA is encoded by the coding sequence ATGACTTTACCGATTGATTGTCATATCAAAACCATTGCATTTGATGAAAATTACCAACCTGCCAAAGATACTAGGCTGACTACCAACTTTGCCAATCTGGCACGGGGTGAACACCGCGAGCAAAACTTACGCAATACCCTGCAAATGATTAACCATCGATTTAATGATTTGGCACATTGGGACAATGTGACGGGCGACCGCTATCAGGTCGAGCTTGAGATTGTCTCTGCCAATCTTGAGATAGCGGGTACGGGAGACAGCTTTCCGGCTATTGAGATTTTAAAAACCGTTATCTTTGACACCCAGACCCAGCAGCGAATCGATGGCATTGTGGGTAACAGTTTTTCTTCCTATGTGCGCGATTATGACTTTAGTGTATGGCTGTTGGCGCATAACAAAAACCAGCCATCGTTTAGCGTGCCCGAGCGGTTTGGGGATTTGCATGGTAAGTTGTTTGATTATGTGCTGAACTCGCCTGCCTATCGTGAGCAATTTAACAAACCACCGGTGATTTGTCTCAGTGTCTCGACCACCAAGACTTATACCCAAACCGCCAATTGTCATCCGATTTTGGGCACTGAATATGTACAAGACGCGTATTCGCTAACGGATGAGTACTTTAGCAAAATGGGGTTATCGGTGCGTTATTTTATGCCGCCAAAATCAGTAGCACCTTTTGCATTTTATTTTAAAGGTGATTTGCTCAACGACTACACCAACCTTGAGCTTATCAGCACGATTAGCACGATGGAAACGTTCCAAAAAATTTATCGTCCTGAGATTTATAACGCCAATAGCGTGGCAGGTCAAAGCTATCGGCCCAGTTTAAATCATGAGGATTATTCACTGACCAAAATCGAGTATGACCGTGAAGAACGTAGCCAGCTGGCGATTCAACAAGGTCAATACACAGAAACCCACTTTATCAAACCCTATCAAACCTTATTACAAAACTGGTTAAATTCCCAAGTAGCTTAA
- a CDS encoding energy transducer TonB, protein MLSTPSSDNKWSKLYIRVVVVGIVTALHGLLLYLFFQYQTPLKIKPQTTQPLEISFIQLKPQHPSTYHSQPQTVVIHHADPAKQPYASDNTQAADIKEKPFPTPNPAPAKLVNHPAKNSSHKPIERRTTIDNSTNQKKASKPTTSLSTASQIQTENQAKTLDIPNQTLLNVRENNAKYEQQQAVQIERKISSNTSQSLTQSNSATIKSATTNQSHTNTDNALKPITHDERAKSSEDSMPPQIKKTPNRPVSPVISAIPAVPAVNSSPKPATPITFGNAEASWQKRPNTQLPPNLSRIVTLKQLSSLQVKLNVNAQGGVEKCRITQTSGDSEVDKFICQQVQKAKLYPKKVNGVTVPSIGNLTIALTNLAN, encoded by the coding sequence ATGCTATCTACGCCATCATCCGATAACAAATGGTCAAAACTATATATTAGGGTAGTGGTAGTTGGCATCGTTACCGCGTTGCATGGGCTGCTGCTATATCTATTTTTTCAGTACCAAACGCCATTAAAAATCAAACCGCAAACCACACAGCCGCTCGAAATTAGCTTTATCCAGCTGAAGCCTCAACACCCCTCGACATACCATTCACAACCGCAGACTGTGGTTATCCATCATGCAGACCCTGCCAAACAACCTTATGCTAGCGATAACACACAAGCAGCTGATATTAAGGAAAAACCGTTCCCAACACCAAACCCTGCACCCGCTAAACTGGTGAATCACCCAGCAAAAAATAGTAGCCACAAGCCAATCGAACGCAGAACAACGATAGATAATTCGACTAACCAAAAAAAAGCCAGTAAACCTACAACTTCGTTATCTACAGCAAGTCAAATTCAAACTGAAAATCAAGCAAAAACCCTGGATATTCCTAACCAGACATTACTGAACGTGCGTGAAAATAACGCCAAATATGAACAACAGCAAGCGGTACAAATAGAACGCAAAATAAGTTCAAACACTAGCCAATCTCTTACTCAATCCAACTCAGCTACTATCAAATCAGCTACTACCAACCAAAGCCATACCAATACCGATAATGCTTTAAAACCTATAACTCACGATGAGCGTGCTAAATCATCTGAAGATTCAATGCCTCCTCAAATAAAAAAAACGCCAAATCGGCCCGTTAGCCCAGTTATTTCAGCTATCCCCGCTGTCCCAGCTGTTAATTCGTCACCAAAACCAGCAACACCCATCACCTTTGGCAATGCGGAGGCAAGTTGGCAGAAAAGACCTAACACGCAGTTACCACCCAATTTATCCCGTATTGTGACACTAAAGCAGCTATCAAGCCTGCAAGTAAAACTCAATGTCAATGCACAAGGTGGCGTGGAAAAATGCAGGATTACGCAAACATCGGGTGATTCAGAGGTGGATAAATTTATTTGCCAACAAGTGCAAAAAGCCAAACTTTACCCAAAAAAAGTAAATGGCGTCACGGTACCAAGCATTGGTAATCTCACCATAGCACTGACCAATCTTGCAAATTAA
- a CDS encoding OmpP1/FadL family transporter, with amino-acid sequence MSFKISSLALAVATLSTVSIANAAGLDRSTQPSWAFTEQGTFAYVEHITIDPTIEGKDNKKVATTDANFTAGRNVPDMADDYQFLNFGAKADVNDTISVGAFFDQPWAADVEFSGDNNFVGAPTAVIGGILNDVTTALRTQNAQAPAITSVEEFNGLTTQLGLSPAQLPTLQNQLTQVNNGLAANPNSTTLQTQRARLESDIKLINANVAANGLSTVSGATNVSVSSQNFTGLLGVKLGEKKNIQIYGGPTIQRLEGDVHLRGNAYKTASGYDANITRDTAYGWMAGIAYLKPEIALKAALTYRSEIDHDTTTYENFPALAARGLPTQGTNEITITTPKSVNLDFQTGINPTTLLTAKARWVPWSDFAIKPKIYNAAAIASGNGDLNLLDYSKDAWTAEVGLGKKLSPQLAISGAVGYDSGAGNPITSLGPVEGNWNVGLGAKYNLTPEWAISGGVKYLMFGDAKAKLPDGSIVGDFQDNDGWVYGLRLSYQKK; translated from the coding sequence ATGTCATTTAAAATTTCTTCTCTTGCGCTAGCTGTTGCTACGCTTTCTACTGTTTCTATCGCAAACGCCGCCGGTTTAGACCGCTCTACCCAACCAAGCTGGGCTTTTACCGAGCAAGGTACTTTTGCCTATGTGGAGCACATTACTATCGATCCAACAATCGAGGGTAAAGATAACAAAAAGGTTGCGACAACTGACGCAAACTTTACCGCTGGTCGCAATGTCCCTGATATGGCGGATGATTACCAGTTTTTAAATTTTGGCGCAAAAGCCGATGTCAATGACACCATCAGCGTAGGCGCATTTTTTGATCAGCCTTGGGCCGCAGATGTTGAGTTTTCTGGTGATAACAATTTTGTTGGTGCACCAACTGCGGTTATTGGTGGTATTTTGAACGATGTGACTACTGCTTTACGAACACAAAACGCGCAAGCACCTGCTATTACTTCGGTAGAAGAGTTCAATGGCTTGACTACACAACTAGGATTGTCGCCAGCTCAACTTCCTACGCTTCAAAATCAGCTAACTCAAGTGAATAATGGCTTAGCAGCCAATCCAAATTCTACTACTCTTCAAACTCAAAGAGCTCGATTGGAAAGTGATATTAAGCTTATAAATGCAAATGTTGCAGCTAATGGACTATCTACGGTCTCTGGGGCAACCAACGTTTCTGTCAGCAGCCAAAATTTCACAGGACTGTTGGGGGTAAAACTGGGTGAAAAGAAAAACATTCAAATCTATGGTGGTCCTACGATTCAGCGTTTAGAAGGTGATGTCCACTTACGTGGTAACGCTTATAAAACCGCCTCTGGGTATGATGCAAATATTACGCGTGATACGGCTTATGGCTGGATGGCTGGGATTGCTTATTTAAAACCTGAAATTGCCCTCAAAGCCGCGTTAACCTATCGCTCAGAAATTGACCATGATACAACGACGTATGAAAATTTCCCAGCATTAGCTGCTAGAGGATTACCTACTCAAGGCACCAATGAAATTACTATCACCACGCCAAAATCTGTTAACTTAGATTTCCAAACAGGTATCAATCCAACAACCCTTTTAACCGCAAAAGCACGTTGGGTTCCTTGGAGCGATTTTGCGATTAAACCAAAAATTTATAATGCAGCAGCAATAGCTAGTGGAAATGGTGACCTTAATTTGCTTGATTATTCTAAAGACGCTTGGACTGCTGAAGTCGGTCTAGGTAAGAAGCTATCACCACAATTGGCTATTTCGGGCGCTGTGGGTTATGACTCAGGTGCAGGCAATCCCATCACTTCTCTAGGACCTGTGGAAGGTAACTGGAATGTGGGCTTGGGGGCAAAATACAATTTGACGCCTGAATGGGCTATCTCAGGCGGCGTTAAATACTTGATGTTTGGTGATGCCAAAGCAAAACTACCTGATGGTAGCATTGTTGGTGATTTCCAAGACAATGATGGCTGGGTATATGGTCTACGTTTATCTTACCAAAAGAAATAA
- the infA gene encoding translation initiation factor IF-1, translating to MAKKDDVIEFEGEVVDTLPNTLFKVRLENGHEIIAHISGKMRKNYIRILTGDKVKVEMTPYDLSKGRITYRGR from the coding sequence ATGGCAAAAAAAGACGATGTAATTGAATTTGAAGGCGAAGTGGTCGATACTTTACCTAACACATTATTTAAAGTGCGTTTAGAAAATGGGCATGAAATTATTGCGCATATTTCTGGAAAAATGCGTAAAAACTATATTCGTATCTTAACAGGCGATAAAGTTAAAGTTGAAATGACACCTTACGACTTATCGAAAGGACGTATTACTTATCGCGGTCGATAG
- the truA gene encoding tRNA pseudouridine(38-40) synthase TruA, whose product MTVNTYAISIEFIGTRYRGWQRQQEVDSIQQHVEAALSKIANEPIEVIAAGRTDAGVHASNMIAHFQTSATRQPYNWLRAANSLLPDDIAVRWIQVMPAEFHARFSAIARRYRYITLNHPFRPAILNQQITHEYAPLNVQLMQQAATYLEGTHDFTSFRAASCQSNQPVRHVHFAKLIQHGELLVLDIQADGFLHHMVRNIMGTLFEIGRGEKPVAWIEALLLSKNRSLAAATAAADGLYFINALYPPQFQSLLPVTRLSPIWLNLAE is encoded by the coding sequence ATGACTGTAAATACTTATGCGATCAGCATCGAATTTATTGGTACTCGCTATCGCGGCTGGCAACGACAACAAGAAGTTGATAGTATTCAGCAGCATGTTGAAGCAGCGTTATCAAAGATAGCCAATGAACCCATAGAAGTCATCGCTGCGGGTCGTACTGATGCCGGCGTCCATGCGTCAAATATGATTGCCCATTTTCAGACCAGTGCCACGCGTCAGCCCTATAATTGGCTGCGTGCCGCAAATTCTCTACTACCTGATGATATCGCGGTGCGCTGGATACAAGTGATGCCCGCTGAGTTTCATGCGCGCTTTTCTGCTATTGCTCGACGCTACCGCTATATTACCCTCAATCACCCCTTTCGACCTGCGATACTCAATCAGCAAATTACTCATGAATACGCCCCGCTTAATGTCCAACTGATGCAGCAGGCAGCGACCTATCTGGAAGGCACCCATGATTTTACCAGTTTTCGTGCCGCTTCCTGCCAATCTAATCAGCCTGTGCGCCATGTCCATTTTGCCAAATTGATTCAGCATGGTGAGCTATTGGTACTGGATATCCAAGCCGATGGTTTTTTACATCACATGGTGCGAAATATTATGGGTACGTTATTTGAAATTGGGCGTGGTGAAAAGCCAGTCGCATGGATTGAAGCATTGCTACTTAGCAAAAACCGGTCACTTGCGGCAGCAACCGCCGCTGCCGATGGGCTGTACTTCATCAATGCGCTGTATCCACCCCAATTTCAATCACTGTTGCCGGTAACAAGGCTATCCCCTATTTGGCTAAATTTGGCTGAATAA
- a CDS encoding asparaginase: protein MSKSITKSGIGIIYAGGTFGSYGKPLASLDADIFLPVLSQILHTHFATYPNHAHDPVDWRILDNDLIKDSSQLTPADFAHFYQLILQAIAQGLRQFVVLTGTDTLGYLAAFLAECFAGSHISIVVTGAMRPLLDSNVLTDYRIDPQSDATQNLFDACKLARHGEPGVRVCFSGEDWPAQTVQKIHSHDLMAFVGHHRAGYPANSYTAKITQAQHQLWLEDRLSQLPQVFDDLSHANIATLYLTPLDTHLLATRLGNLLSEKPDAIIILAFGAGNVPYAESIKNQLLQAKKQGCLVAVTTQCAYGGVSQAYEAGAWLAQCEVLMTGRLTLPAIFARLLWLIGSYDTPARRRQRWAHCLKDTHTVA from the coding sequence TTGAGTAAATCTATCACCAAATCAGGTATTGGCATCATCTACGCGGGCGGCACTTTTGGCAGTTATGGCAAACCGCTTGCCAGCTTAGATGCCGATATTTTCTTACCTGTGTTATCACAGATTTTACACACCCATTTTGCCACTTACCCCAACCATGCACACGACCCTGTGGATTGGCGGATATTGGATAATGATCTCATTAAAGACAGTAGCCAGTTAACACCTGCCGATTTTGCGCATTTTTATCAATTGATATTACAAGCCATTGCGCAAGGGCTTCGCCAATTTGTGGTACTAACAGGCACGGATACGCTCGGCTACCTCGCGGCTTTTTTGGCAGAGTGTTTTGCGGGTAGTCATATCAGTATTGTTGTGACAGGAGCAATGAGACCTTTGCTTGATAGCAATGTGTTAACCGATTACCGCATCGACCCGCAGAGCGATGCCACGCAGAATTTATTTGATGCTTGCAAACTAGCTCGTCATGGTGAGCCTGGGGTGCGGGTGTGTTTTTCTGGTGAAGATTGGCCTGCCCAAACTGTGCAAAAAATTCATAGCCATGATTTAATGGCATTTGTGGGGCACCACCGTGCTGGTTATCCTGCCAATAGCTATACCGCAAAAATCACCCAGGCTCAGCATCAACTTTGGCTAGAAGATCGGTTGAGTCAATTGCCGCAAGTTTTTGACGACTTGTCCCATGCCAATATTGCCACACTCTATTTGACGCCCTTGGATACGCATTTGCTCGCCACTCGCTTGGGTAATTTATTGTCTGAAAAACCTGATGCCATCATTATTTTGGCATTTGGTGCAGGCAATGTGCCGTATGCCGAATCCATCAAAAACCAATTATTACAGGCGAAAAAACAAGGCTGTCTGGTTGCAGTGACGACCCAATGCGCGTATGGCGGCGTCAGCCAAGCGTATGAAGCGGGGGCATGGCTGGCTCAGTGTGAAGTTTTGATGACGGGACGATTGACCTTACCTGCCATATTTGCGCGTCTGCTATGGTTGATTGGCAGTTATGATACCCCTGCTCGCCGCCGTCAGCGCTGGGCGCATTGTCTAAAAGATACCCACACCGTCGCCTAA
- the ybeY gene encoding rRNA maturation RNase YbeY — MSSALPTQIDLTDDLAGALPQAPLSQVPMSQVIISFAEDLIGLPNFGELEAFYQQDKIVAILQQVLQYFQTHQDTTEIPSQLGEVIFQKTVELEIYVTEPVEACAINFDARGKDYATNILSYASELPEAVLELLPALPLGELVICHAVVLSQAAEQGKTVEQHLTHLLVHGMLHLLGFDHELGQAEQDEMEAIEIAVLDKLSVANPYE; from the coding sequence ATGTCATCAGCTTTGCCAACCCAAATTGATTTAACAGATGATTTAGCAGGTGCTTTGCCGCAAGCACCGCTTAGTCAAGTGCCGATGAGTCAAGTGATAATTAGTTTCGCTGAAGACTTAATTGGACTGCCAAATTTTGGCGAACTTGAAGCCTTCTATCAACAAGATAAGATTGTCGCTATTTTGCAGCAAGTTCTGCAGTATTTTCAAACTCATCAAGACACCACTGAGATACCTAGTCAACTGGGTGAAGTTATCTTTCAAAAAACCGTTGAATTAGAAATTTATGTCACGGAGCCTGTGGAAGCTTGCGCTATCAATTTCGATGCGCGTGGCAAAGACTACGCCACCAATATTTTATCCTATGCCAGTGAGTTGCCTGAAGCAGTGCTAGAATTACTGCCCGCATTGCCGCTAGGTGAATTAGTGATTTGCCATGCGGTGGTGCTCAGTCAAGCCGCTGAGCAAGGCAAGACAGTAGAGCAGCATCTAACCCATTTGCTGGTGCATGGGATGCTGCATTTGCTGGGTTTTGACCATGAACTTGGGCAAGCTGAGCAAGATGAAATGGAAGCGATTGAAATCGCTGTCCTTGATAAGTTATCCGTTGCCAACCCTTATGAGTAA
- a CDS encoding PhoH family protein: MSDTISRTVDLSSLKAHQLKTLLGEYNNHIKYLEHRLSVHIHQRKTDFVISGELDSVTRTERILAQLADESQSNDVISPEDLHLLVQTSFSREQDLALENEAASENGSERADSTDFTPISLRTRKGKIIPRGYNQQQYVKKILLSDVSFGVGPAGTGKTYLAVACAVDMLERNEIERILLVRPAVEAGEKLGFLPGDLTQKIDPYLRPLYDALYEMLGFEKVAKLIEKQVIEVAPLAYMRGRTLNNSFVILDEAQNTTPEQMKMFLTRLGFGSRAVITGDMSQVDLPRGTKSGLRHSLEILADIEEIHVTRFDSKDVVRHQLVQKIVQAYDKYDEAQEAIREAKKQSRLLEQSQAQSQAASLAIAVTDNNTPIDKAPIDNAPIDIGIAE; encoded by the coding sequence TTGAGCGATACCATCAGCAGAACGGTCGATTTATCATCTCTAAAAGCCCACCAACTCAAAACCTTACTTGGCGAATACAATAACCACATTAAGTACCTTGAACATCGCCTGTCAGTCCACATTCACCAACGCAAAACCGATTTTGTGATTTCAGGTGAGCTTGATTCAGTCACGCGTACTGAGCGTATTTTGGCACAGCTTGCCGATGAATCACAAAGCAACGACGTCATCTCGCCAGAAGATTTGCACCTGCTCGTGCAAACGAGTTTTAGCCGTGAGCAAGATTTAGCGCTAGAAAATGAAGCCGCTAGCGAAAATGGCAGCGAGCGCGCAGATAGCACTGATTTCACCCCAATTAGTTTGAGAACCCGTAAAGGAAAAATCATCCCCCGCGGTTACAACCAACAGCAATACGTCAAAAAAATCTTACTCTCTGATGTCTCGTTTGGTGTAGGGCCTGCAGGGACGGGTAAGACTTACTTGGCGGTGGCTTGTGCGGTGGATATGCTAGAGCGCAATGAGATTGAGCGTATTTTGCTTGTACGCCCTGCGGTAGAAGCAGGGGAAAAACTGGGCTTTTTACCGGGGGATTTGACCCAAAAAATCGACCCTTATTTACGCCCACTTTATGACGCTTTATATGAAATGCTAGGGTTTGAAAAAGTGGCAAAACTGATTGAAAAACAAGTCATTGAAGTGGCCCCCCTCGCTTACATGCGCGGTCGTACCTTAAATAACTCGTTTGTGATTTTGGATGAAGCACAAAACACCACCCCTGAGCAGATGAAAATGTTCTTGACCCGTTTGGGATTTGGCTCGCGGGCGGTCATCACCGGCGATATGTCACAGGTCGATTTACCTCGTGGCACCAAGTCAGGCTTGCGGCATTCGCTAGAAATCTTGGCGGATATTGAAGAAATTCATGTGACGCGGTTTGATAGCAAAGATGTGGTACGCCATCAATTGGTTCAAAAAATCGTGCAAGCCTACGATAAATACGATGAAGCGCAAGAAGCGATTAGAGAAGCCAAAAAGCAATCGCGCCTACTTGAACAAAGCCAAGCACAGTCCCAAGCCGCAAGCTTGGCTATCGCGGTGACGGATAACAATACTCCAATTGATAAAGCCCCGATTGATAACGCACCCATTGATATAGGTATCGCGGAGTAG